A window from Bacteroidota bacterium encodes these proteins:
- a CDS encoding peptidylprolyl isomerase has product MKKIITSLVLLLAAVICYSQGFDKPRYIIETHRAGTYLGTFEIELFPLIAPLATNYYDSLVNVQFYDSTAFHRVVPGFVIQGGDPNSINGPISTWGQGNPNQPNVNAEFSVVRHLRGRLGAARDVDTNSANSQFYICVAPALFLDGDYTVYGQVTSGMEVVDTIVNSPRDQNDVPLQKIEMFVTKNGVNDSIPDAPLLLSPANNAVDVYDGQMFVWSHIDQAVMYSLEFSTDSLFTNLVYGINSAIDSIASKNFLGSTKYYWRVKSNNGGHYNTSAVYSFTSAMPGPQLVAPPDTSTNNVLNPIMVWDSLPGAVSYTLQVAKLPVFAGPSFVYNQSGLIAPSQQVTGLLINKKYYWRVRGFNGSNDGNWSKVFTFNTGTNTSIVNNIGYGQTLNIDKLFPNPAEENLNILLSCTRNALITVDIVDLTGKTVFTKVENIILGKFSLSIDTKLFSKGIYILHVHDDIDESSELFEVK; this is encoded by the coding sequence ATGAAAAAAATCATTACGTCCTTAGTCTTATTGCTTGCTGCAGTTATATGCTATAGTCAGGGCTTTGATAAGCCGCGCTATATAATCGAAACACACCGGGCTGGCACTTATTTAGGAACCTTTGAAATAGAATTATTCCCGCTGATAGCGCCATTGGCAACTAATTATTATGACAGCCTTGTTAATGTTCAGTTTTATGACAGCACTGCTTTTCATAGAGTGGTTCCGGGGTTTGTAATACAAGGTGGCGATCCTAATTCTATTAACGGGCCTATAAGCACGTGGGGGCAAGGGAATCCTAATCAGCCAAATGTAAATGCAGAGTTTAGTGTGGTTCGACATCTTCGCGGCCGCCTTGGGGCGGCACGCGATGTAGATACCAATAGTGCCAATTCGCAATTTTATATTTGTGTTGCTCCGGCATTGTTTTTAGATGGTGACTATACCGTATATGGTCAGGTAACTTCGGGCATGGAAGTGGTTGATACCATTGTTAATTCTCCACGCGATCAGAATGATGTGCCCTTGCAAAAAATTGAAATGTTCGTAACCAAGAATGGAGTGAATGATAGTATTCCCGATGCACCATTGTTGCTAAGTCCAGCCAACAATGCAGTCGATGTTTATGATGGACAAATGTTTGTATGGTCGCATATCGACCAGGCAGTTATGTACTCACTTGAATTTAGTACCGATTCGCTATTTACTAATTTAGTATATGGAATTAACTCGGCAATCGATTCTATCGCCTCCAAAAATTTTTTAGGAAGTACGAAGTACTATTGGCGTGTTAAATCTAACAACGGTGGTCATTATAATACTTCGGCTGTGTATTCATTTACCAGCGCCATGCCCGGGCCACAATTAGTTGCCCCACCCGATACCAGTACAAATAATGTCCTCAATCCTATTATGGTGTGGGACTCGTTGCCTGGTGCGGTGTCATACACGTTGCAAGTAGCTAAACTTCCAGTATTTGCAGGGCCTTCATTTGTATACAATCAGAGCGGGCTCATTGCTCCATCGCAGCAGGTCACTGGCTTGCTAATCAATAAAAAATATTATTGGCGTGTACGCGGATTTAATGGAAGCAACGATGGCAACTGGTCAAAGGTTTTTACCTTTAATACCGGAACTAATACGAGTATAGTTAACAACATAGGCTATGGCCAGACACTGAACATAGATAAGCTATTCCCAAACCCGGCTGAAGAAAACCTAAATATATTATTGTCTTGTACCCGCAATGCACTTATCACGGTAGATATTGTGGACCTAACCGGAAAAACTGTATTTACCAAAGTAGAAAATATTATTTTAGGGAAGTTCAGCTTATCCATTGATACCAAATTGTTTAGCAAAGGAATTTATATACTGCATGTGCATGATGACATAGATGAGTC